ATCAGCGACGGGCGCGGATCGGCCTTGGCGGCCTGGATGGCGGCGTCGATGGCCTCCAGGTCGTTGCCGTCTTCCACGCGCTGGTGGTGCCAGCCGTAGCCCTCGAAGCGCTTGCCCATGTCCTCGGTGAACGCGAGGTCGGTGCTGCCTTCGATGGTGATCTTGTTGTCGTCCCAGAAGTAGATGAGCTTGCCCAGCCCCAGGTGCCCGGCGAACGACGCGGCCTCGGCGGCCACGCCCTCCATCAGGTCGCCGTCGCTGCAGATGGCGTACACGTGATGGTCGATGACCTCGTGGTCCGGGCGGTTGTAGCGCGCGGCCAGGTGCGCCTCGGCCATCGCCATCCCCACGCCCGTGGCAAAGCCCTGCCCCAGCGGGCCGGTCGTGGTTTCCACGCCCGGCGTCATGCCGTACTCCGGGTGGCCGGGCGTCTTGCTTTCCCACTGCCGGAAGTTCTTGAGGTCGTCCAGCGTGAGGTCGTAGCCGCTCAGGTACAGCATGGAGTACAGCAGCATGGACGCGTGGCCGCAGCTGAGCACGAACCGGTCGCGGTCCATCCACTTGGGATCGCGCGGGTTGTGGCGCAGGTGGCGCGTCCAGATGACGTAGGCCAGCGGCGCCAGCGCCATGGGCGTGCCCGGGTGGCCGGAGTTGGCCGCCTGCACCGCGTCCATGGAAAGGGTGCGGATGGTGTTGATGCAGAGCTGGTCCAGCTCGCCGTTCTGAGTCGCCATCGGGTGTTCCGGTGTGAGTGGTGCTGCCGCGATACCGATCGTCTGCGCTCCCCCGGCTGCGCGGGAGAGATGACGGGAGAGTTCAGCGCTCATCCCCGGAGTTGGAACGGGGATGGCAGATCCTTCGTCGGCGCCATGATCACGCGCATTCCGCCGCCGCGTCCGGCGCCTCCTCAGGATGACATGTAGCGGTGTTAGAGAACGCCACCCAACCATGTCATCCTGAGGGAGCGGGCGCCGCGTTCTCCGCCGCGCCGAATCCTGCTGCGACCGAAGGATCTACCATCCGGCCGAGCCAACGTCGCGCATCGCGCCGAAGCGGCCGGCACGCCATCCGGCGCGCGAAAGGTCCAGCGCCGGACCGTCCGTTACGCGCCGGGAATGCCGGCGCCGGACGCGCCCGCGGAGCGCACGTTCCGGTAGATCTCGTGCGCGGTGGCGTCCGGCTCCAGGCGGTCCCCGTCCCCCGCGGACGGCGCGTACGCGGCCGCGTCGTTCAGAACGCCCATCCGTTCGAGAGCGAGCAGGGCGGCGCCGCGCATCGTCGTCTCGGGGTCCGTGGACAGCCGCAGCGGCCGCCCGAACACATCCGCCACGATGCGCGCCCAGGCCGGGGACGCATGCAGCGCGCCGCCCCCCGCCACAACCTCCTCCGCCGGCCCGAACGCGGCCTCCACCGCGTCCAGAGCATCCGCCATGGCGAACGCCTCCGCCTCCAGCCACGCGCGGGCGATCTCCACCGGTCCCGTGGCCAGCGTCATTCCCGCCAGCGAGGCGGTGGGCGGGCCCGCGGGCTCCGGCGGCCGCTCCGCCACCAGCCGCGGCACCACGGTAAGCCGGTGCGCGGCGGGCTCCATCGCCCCCAGCAGCGCCTCCATCTCGTCCGCCGACGGAAGCGCCAGCGTGCGCCGCAGCCAGTCGTACCCGTTGCCGCCGTTGCTGAGCGCCCGGCCGCAGACGGTGCGCCGCTCGTCCAGCCGGTAGCACCACAGCCCGGGCGGAACCACCGGCTCCGCGTCCGCGCGCAGCACCCGCACCGCGGCGGAGGTGCCCACCGTCATTCCCACGCGCGCGCCCGAAGCGCGCATCCCCAGGCTGGCGCACGCGCCGTCGCCCAGCGCGGGAAACCAGGGCACGTTCGCCAGTTCCGGCCAGCGTGCGGCAAACGGAGCCCGCAGTCCGCGCAGCGGTTCGTCGCTCAGCACGGGAAGATTGTCCGTGCCGATGCCGGCCGCGTCCAGCATCTCCCCGTCCCACGCGCGGCGGTGAATGTCCAGCAGTCCCGTGCCGGACGCCATCGACAGCGACGTACGCGCCTCGCCGAACAGGCGCAGCGTCAGCAGCTCGCCCAGGCTTCCCCAGACCGCCGCGCGCGGCAAGGTATCGTCCGGCGCGGCGCCCAGCCAGACCAGCTTGGCGGCGGGATAGAGGGAGTGCAGAAAGCACCCCGTGCGCGCGTGCACCTGGCCCTCGTCCAGGCGCTCGCGAAGCTGGTCCGCCGCGATGGCCGCGCGCGCGTCGCCCCAGCCGTACAGCGGCGTGACGGCCGAGCCGTCCGCGCCCAACCCGGCCAGCCCGTGCCAGAACACCGCCATCGCCACCGCGGCCGGCCGCACGCCCGCGGCGCGCCCGGCGGCCACCGCGCCGTCGATGGCCTGCAGCGCCGCGTCCAGCATCGCCTCCAAGTCCGCGGTCAGTCCGCCGTCCGGCGTGACCGTCCACGCGCACGGCAGGCGCGCGGGTTCGCCGGGAAGCGGATCGCCCGCGCCGTCGTACCACCACGCGCGCACGGACGACGAGCCCGCGTCCACGCACAGGACCCAGGGCTCCACGCCGCCGGGCAGGGAAGAGGTCTTCATCGTGCGGAATCTACCCCGTGCGGCGCGGGCCGGCTACGACGAACGGGGCGCCCTCGCGCAGTGCGAAGGCGCCCCGTCCCCACCGGCGGTGGATTACAGGTTGCCGGTGCCGCTCACGTCGCGGTTCTCCCGGTCCTGCCGCAGCCGCTCGGCGGCCTCTTCGGCGGTGCCGCCGCGCGTTTCGTCGATGCCGCCGCGGCGCGCGCCGTAGAAGCGGTTGTCATCGAACGCGTCGGACGAGTAGAAGTCCTCGTCGGAGTTGTGCATGTAGTCCGATCCGGACAGCCCCGCGCGGTGGCTGGCATCGCCGCGCATCTCGCGCGCCGCATCCGACAGGCCGGTCGCCTCGGGGATCTCGCTCCCCGCGGACGATCCGCCCAGCGAGCCCGTGGACCCGGCGGCCGACATCGATCCGGTGCTCCCCAGGTCCTGCGATCCGGTGGAGGACATCGACCCCGTGCTCCCCAGGCCGCCCGCAGACATGC
The genomic region above belongs to Longimicrobium terrae and contains:
- a CDS encoding gluconokinase; translation: MKTSSLPGGVEPWVLCVDAGSSSVRAWWYDGAGDPLPGEPARLPCAWTVTPDGGLTADLEAMLDAALQAIDGAVAAGRAAGVRPAAVAMAVFWHGLAGLGADGSAVTPLYGWGDARAAIAADQLRERLDEGQVHARTGCFLHSLYPAAKLVWLGAAPDDTLPRAAVWGSLGELLTLRLFGEARTSLSMASGTGLLDIHRRAWDGEMLDAAGIGTDNLPVLSDEPLRGLRAPFAARWPELANVPWFPALGDGACASLGMRASGARVGMTVGTSAAVRVLRADAEPVVPPGLWCYRLDERRTVCGRALSNGGNGYDWLRRTLALPSADEMEALLGAMEPAAHRLTVVPRLVAERPPEPAGPPTASLAGMTLATGPVEIARAWLEAEAFAMADALDAVEAAFGPAEEVVAGGGALHASPAWARIVADVFGRPLRLSTDPETTMRGAALLALERMGVLNDAAAYAPSAGDGDRLEPDATAHEIYRNVRSAGASGAGIPGA